The DNA sequence CAGAACAAAGTAAAGGTTCTTCTTGCTCAAGCATTATTTGGAAATCCAGACGTTTTAATTCTTGATGAGCCTACGAATGATTTGGATATCGAAACTATCGCATGGTTAGAAGATTTCTTGTCAACTTACGAAAATACAGTAATTGTAGTTTCTCATGACCGTCACTTCCTGGATACCGTTTGTACGCACATTGGAGATTTAGATTATTCTAAACTTAATCTATATACCGGAAACTACTCTTTCTGGTACCAAGCATCACAATTGGCTACAAGACAACGTCAGCAGTCCAATAAAAAAGCAGAAGAAAAGAAAAAGGAATTACAAGACTTTATCGCTCGATTCTCTTCTAACGTAGCAAAAGCAAAACAAGCAACCGCCCGTAAGAAAATGATTGACAAGTTAAATATTGAAGATATTAAACCATCTTCAAGACGTTACCCTGCTATTATTTTTGATACTGAGCGTGAAGCTGGTGATCAAATTTTGGAAGTTAAAGGTTTAGAAAAAACCAAAGATGGCGAATTACTTTTCTCTAATATCGATTTGAACTTAAAAAAAGGAGATAAAGTAGCAATAATTTCTAAAAACTCTTTAGCAATTACAGAATTCTTCCAGGTTTTAAGTGGAACTACAGAAGCAGATAAAGGGACATTCAATTGGGGAATTACGACGAACCAATCTTATATGCCATTAGACAACTCGACCTACTTCCACGAAAACATTAACTTGGTTGATTGGTTACGACAATTTACAAAGAATGACGAAGAGCGTCACGAAGAATATATGCGTGGATTTTTGGGGAAAATGCTTTTCTCTGGAGATGAAGCTTTAAAATCTTGTACGGTTCTTTCAGGAGGTGAAAAAATGCGTTGTATGTTTAGTAGAATGATGTTGCAACGTGCTAACATTCTTTTGATGGATGAGCCAACCAATCACTTGGACTTGGAAAGTATTACCACTTTAAATAACTCTCTAGTTAGTTTTAAAGGAAACATCTTACTATCTTCTCATGACCACGAAATGCTGCAAACAGTATGTAACCGTATTGTCGAATTAACTCCGAAAGGAATTATCGATAGAGAAATGACTTACGATGAATATTTAGACGATAAAAAAGTCAAAGAATTACAAGAACAAATGTATTCTTAGAATATCATTTTAAATACTTATAAAATAAACCGTTCAAGAAATTGAGCGGTTTATTCTATTTAAAAAAGACTTTGGAAAACTCCAAAGTCTTTTAAATAAATATAAAGCTATTATGGTATAAATAATTATTTACGCTATGAATAAACCAGCAATGGCCGCTGCGTCACTTCCTGACAATATCTCATCAAAAGAAGCCGAGCCAGCAGCTGCTCCAAATAGTGTTGATGTGTTGAATCCAGCCTGAATGACATTGTCTTCTCCTTTATAAACTGCATTGGTTGCAGCCGGCATATTACCGCCATCTGCCAACTCAATCCACCCTTTGTTTCCTCTCATTCTTCTTACTTGAGAAGCGTGTCTTGCTTCCACAGAATGTATTTGTAAAGCAGCTTGTAAAACCCCTTTATTAGAGGCCACATTTCCTGCCTGTCCTTTATATGCTCGCACACCCGTATCTTCAAAAGCTTGCGCAAGAATCATAAATTGTTGATAATCCGTAAATGGTTGAAAGTTTCCACCCGCTGTAAAATCGAAAGTCGGTTTAGTTACTGGTGGTGTACCCAACGTATTTAAAGTAGCTTTCAAAAAAGCCACATGGGCCGTTTCATGTTTGCTGATTTGTCCAAAAACAACTCTATCCGCTCCCGGAATCAAACCTGAAGTCGCCAAACCTGTTCTATAATATTCATCTTCCAGATATTCCAAAGTTAAAGCCAACTGCAAAGCATCAGTTAATGTTGAAGCTGGTGCGAATGCGGCTTGAGTAGTTTTAGTTGCAGCTTTTGCCGAAGTTGCCATAAAGGAACTTAAACCTAAAGGAATACTTGCAAGCGCTGCTTTTTTACCAAAATTTGCGATGTCAGAAATACCTTCCGAACGAGATGTCAATTTGGTAAAAAACTGATCATCCGATAATCTATCTAATACACTAAGTAAGTTCATAATATTCTTTTTTAAAATTATTAATTAAAATTGCTGGGATTAACCAATACCTTGTTCTTTCCAAGTGAATGGCGTTTTAATAAAACCACCTGCAATTCCTACAATTTCTTTAGGCTCTTTTGCGACATCCAATCCATTAACATCTACCACATCATCACCAGAAAACGATGCTGTTCCTGGATTGATTACATTTCTAATTGCTGAGGCATGGCGTGCTTCGACAGACACAATTTTTCCGGCAATCACTAAATAATCTAAATTACTAATATACTTACCCGCTCCATTATATGCTGCAACTCCAGTATCTTCTAAAGCTTTAGCAGTGGCTAGAATAGAGTTTCTATTATTAAAATCCACTCCGTCATATTTGAATTGTAAAGTTGGTAAAACGTGAGAACTTGCGCCAGTTAGAGCTGCTTTGAAAAAATCACGGTGAACTACTTCATGATGATAAATATCGGTAAACAATTGTTTTTCATCCGCCGAGATTCCGCTATAAAAATTATTAACCACCTTGGTATAAAAATCTGCCTCTAACTGTTCAAGTGCGTAAGCATAATTTAAAATCCCGACATCTCCCGTTCCGAGATCGAAAACATCACTATCTGGCGGAAAATCATAATGATCGTCTCTACAACCTGCAACAGCAAGACCGGCTACAATAAGTCCTACTCCACCTAATTTCAAGAAATTCCGTCTGCTTGTATCTAAAGTTGCTCCTTTGTTTGATACGTTGATTGTTTTTTCCATAATAAAAATTTTAAGAATTAATGATTAATGATTGTATATAATAACTACGAGCATTTTTCTGCTGCAGTTTTGTAAAATGCTTAAAACATCCACTTCACTATGTAAAGCATTGAAAATCAGGGATAAAAATTCAACCAGAAATAAATTAAATGTAATTCACGCAACAACTAACTAATAAATACGTAATAAAAAGACGTAAAAATTATAGGAAATATTACAAAAATGCCATTATATCACCTTTCTATTAAAAACTTAAAATCACTTTATAACACTAAAATAACCTCACAATTTTTTCCTATTTTTGTAAGATTATGACTCAAAAATGGATTTACAAACCCGAACCCGATGAAGATGTGGTGGACGGAATAAGCTCGTCTCTTGGTTTTGGAACCTTTGAATCCAAAATTCTTGTTCTTCGTGGTATTGATGATTATCAAAAAGCACGAGAATTTTTCAAACCAAACCTCAATGACATTCACAATCCTTTTTTGATGAAGGATATGCAGTTAGCGGTAGATCGCATTGCTACGGCGATTGAGAATGGTGAAAAAATTATGGTCTACGGTGATTATGATGTTGACGGCACAACCGCAGTTGCTTTGATGTATTTGTATCTCAGTAAAATTGTTGAAAAAAAATACCTGGATTATTATATTCCAGATAGAAATATTGAAGGCTACGGAATTTCTAAAGCAGGAATTGATTTCGCCAAAGAAAACGGATTTTCCGTAATTATTGCACTTGACTGTGGGATTAAAGCTTTAGACAAAATAGATTACGCTAAAGAACTCGGCGTTGATTTTATTATTTGCGACCACCATTTACCAGGCGAAGAAATTCCTGACGCAGTTGCAGTTTTAGATCCAAAACGGAAAGATTGTCGATATCCATTTAAAGAACTTTCAGGTTGTGGCGTAGGTTTCAAACTTTGCCAAGGTCTGAATACTATTTATAAAATTCCGGAAGCTGAACTTTTTGAATTAACCGATTTACTCGCAATTTCAATTGCTGCAGATATTGTTTCGATGTCAGGCGAAAACCGCGTTCTGGCAAAACAAGGATTAAAGGTTTTAAGGAAATCCAGAAACTTAGGATTACGAATGCTAATTCCTGAAGATAAATTAGCGACTTTCGAAATCTCAAATATTGTTTTTGAAATCGCTCCAAAAATCAATGCTGCCGGACGTATTTCTCATGGAAAAGCCGCCGTTGAATTAATGGTTTCAGATAACTTGAAACATGCCACTCAAATCGTAAGTGATATTGTGAACTTAAATGATTCACGCCGGGAAATGGATATGAGCAGCACTACAGAAGCACTTCTTCAGGTTGAAACTTCTGGACAAGCTAAAAATTTTAGCACGGTCGTTTATGGACCAACCTGGAACAAAGGCGTCATTGGAATTGTTGCTTCACGATTAACTGAAAGTTATTATAAACCAACTTTAGTTTTTGCCGACGGTAATGATGGCGAATTGGTTGCTTCTGCCAGATCAGTTTCTGATTTTGATGTACATCATGCTTTAGAAATCTGCTCTGATTATTTCCTGAAATTTGGTGGACATCCCGCTGCGGCTGGCCTCTCAATGGAAAAAGATAAATTTGAAGCCTTCCGAGAAAAATTTGAAAAAGTGGTTGCAGAACAAATTAAAGAACATCAAATACAACCAAGTCTCTCCATTGATTCTGATGTAGAAATCGATGAGCTCGACAAAGACTTCTTTAATTTCCATCGAAAATTAGCACCATTTGGCCCAAATAATATGAAACCAATTATGGTCCTAAAAAATCAAAAAGTTTCAGGTTATGTAAAAACGATGGGCAAAGAAAATAGCCATCTTAAATTTTTCATTAAACAAGAATCCACTGGTAGAAATATTGAATGTGTTGGTTTTAAATTAGGCAAATACGCCGATGAATTTAGACACAAAAACTTCGATATTGCTTTCACCGCTGAAGAAAATCACTGGAAAGGAAATGTTACTTATTTCCTGAATATCCGAGATGTAAAGTTTCTCTGATTCTAAGATTTCATTTAAAGGATTTCTTGCCTTTTAAACTCTTTAGTTTCATCAAAAAGATAACGATAAGTTGCCAGTTTCCTGGTGACTTTTGTTTCTAAATTTTCAGCAATCCTAATCATTTTAGGATTAAAATCTCCGATCCATTGCATTTCATAGTCCTCAAAATCAGTGGTTTTTTGAAAGTGTCGGGTTCCTTCCCAAATCATAAATCCATCGATTCCTTTTCTTTGCCATTCTGGAATAATTCCAAAAACCAAACCGACCATTTTTTTATTCTTACTGAATTTCTTGATGATTAAAAATAAGAGCTTGTACAAAATTCCAAACTTGCCATTAAAAAATTTAATCCATTGATTCAGATCGGGAATATTCATCCACATCGCGATGGGTTTTTCATTTTCATAAACGAACCAGGAAATATGTTCATTGATAACCGGTTTCAACGTTTTAAACATTTTTAACGTTTGTAGTTCCGTTAGTTGTTTTCCTTCACCATGACTTGCCCACGCTTGATTATAAACCGAAGTAAAATCACGAGCGAACTTTTCTAATGATTTAAGTTGAAGTGGTTTTGCGGTAATATTTTCATTCCTTGAAATCCTCTGATGCATTTCCAAAAAATTCCGGGCAACAGGATCATGAATTTTTCTACCAAAACATAATTG is a window from the Kaistella flava (ex Peng et al. 2021) genome containing:
- a CDS encoding ferritin-like domain-containing protein; its protein translation is MNLLSVLDRLSDDQFFTKLTSRSEGISDIANFGKKAALASIPLGLSSFMATSAKAATKTTQAAFAPASTLTDALQLALTLEYLEDEYYRTGLATSGLIPGADRVVFGQISKHETAHVAFLKATLNTLGTPPVTKPTFDFTAGGNFQPFTDYQQFMILAQAFEDTGVRAYKGQAGNVASNKGVLQAALQIHSVEARHASQVRRMRGNKGWIELADGGNMPAATNAVYKGEDNVIQAGFNTSTLFGAAAGSASFDEILSGSDAAAIAGLFIA
- a CDS encoding ABC-F family ATP-binding cassette domain-containing protein, which translates into the protein MLTVSNLSLQFGKRVLFDEVNIMFTKGNCYGIIGANGAGKSTFLKILTKQQDPTTGSISLEPGKRMSVLEQDHFAYDNFTVLDTVLRGNKTLFKIKEEMDALYAKEDFSDADGIKAGELGVVYDEMGGWNSESDAMTMLSNVGIKDDMHYQMMSELENQNKVKVLLAQALFGNPDVLILDEPTNDLDIETIAWLEDFLSTYENTVIVVSHDRHFLDTVCTHIGDLDYSKLNLYTGNYSFWYQASQLATRQRQQSNKKAEEKKKELQDFIARFSSNVAKAKQATARKKMIDKLNIEDIKPSSRRYPAIIFDTEREAGDQILEVKGLEKTKDGELLFSNIDLNLKKGDKVAIISKNSLAITEFFQVLSGTTEADKGTFNWGITTNQSYMPLDNSTYFHENINLVDWLRQFTKNDEERHEEYMRGFLGKMLFSGDEALKSCTVLSGGEKMRCMFSRMMLQRANILLMDEPTNHLDLESITTLNNSLVSFKGNILLSSHDHEMLQTVCNRIVELTPKGIIDREMTYDEYLDDKKVKELQEQMYS
- a CDS encoding ferritin-like domain-containing protein, whose amino-acid sequence is MEKTINVSNKGATLDTSRRNFLKLGGVGLIVAGLAVAGCRDDHYDFPPDSDVFDLGTGDVGILNYAYALEQLEADFYTKVVNNFYSGISADEKQLFTDIYHHEVVHRDFFKAALTGASSHVLPTLQFKYDGVDFNNRNSILATAKALEDTGVAAYNGAGKYISNLDYLVIAGKIVSVEARHASAIRNVINPGTASFSGDDVVDVNGLDVAKEPKEIVGIAGGFIKTPFTWKEQGIG
- the recJ gene encoding single-stranded-DNA-specific exonuclease RecJ, whose product is MTQKWIYKPEPDEDVVDGISSSLGFGTFESKILVLRGIDDYQKAREFFKPNLNDIHNPFLMKDMQLAVDRIATAIENGEKIMVYGDYDVDGTTAVALMYLYLSKIVEKKYLDYYIPDRNIEGYGISKAGIDFAKENGFSVIIALDCGIKALDKIDYAKELGVDFIICDHHLPGEEIPDAVAVLDPKRKDCRYPFKELSGCGVGFKLCQGLNTIYKIPEAELFELTDLLAISIAADIVSMSGENRVLAKQGLKVLRKSRNLGLRMLIPEDKLATFEISNIVFEIAPKINAAGRISHGKAAVELMVSDNLKHATQIVSDIVNLNDSRREMDMSSTTEALLQVETSGQAKNFSTVVYGPTWNKGVIGIVASRLTESYYKPTLVFADGNDGELVASARSVSDFDVHHALEICSDYFLKFGGHPAAAGLSMEKDKFEAFREKFEKVVAEQIKEHQIQPSLSIDSDVEIDELDKDFFNFHRKLAPFGPNNMKPIMVLKNQKVSGYVKTMGKENSHLKFFIKQESTGRNIECVGFKLGKYADEFRHKNFDIAFTAEENHWKGNVTYFLNIRDVKFL